In Phocoena phocoena chromosome 3, mPhoPho1.1, whole genome shotgun sequence, a single window of DNA contains:
- the DAZAP1 gene encoding DAZ-associated protein 1 isoform X1 translates to MNNSGADEIGKLFVGGLDWSTTQETLRSYFSQYGEVVDCVIMKDKTTNQSRGFGFVKFKDPNCVGTVLASRPHTLDGRNIDPKPCTPRGMQPERTRPKEGWQKGPRSDNSKSNKIFVGGIPHNCGETELREYFKKFGVVTEVVMIYDAEKQRPRGFGFITFEDEQSVDQAVNMHFHDIMGKKVEVKRAEPRDSKSQAPGQPGASQWGSRVVPSAANGWAGQPPPTWQQGYGPQGMWVPAGQAIGGYGPPPAGRGAPPPPPPFTSYIVSTPPGGFPPPQGFPQGYGAPPQFSFGYGPPPPPPDQFAPPGVPPPPATPGAAPLAFPPPPSQAAPDMSKPPSAQPDFPYSQYGYGQDLAGFGQGFSDPSQQPPSYGGPSVPGSGGPPAGGSGFGRGQNHNVQGFHPYRR, encoded by the exons GAAGCTCTTCGTGGGCGGTCTTGACTGGAGCACCACCCAAG AGACGCTGCGCAGCTACTTTTCCCAGTATGGAGAGGTCGTGGACTGCGTGATCATGAAAGACAAGACAACCAACCAGTCTCGAGGCTTTGGGTTCGTCAAATTCAAAGACCCAAACTGCGTGGGCACAGTGCTGGCCAGCAGACCACACACCCTCGATGGCCGAAAC ATCGACCCAAAGCCCTGCACGCCTCGGGGGATGCAGCCGGAGAGGACGCGGCCGAAGGAAGGCTGG CAGAAAGGACCCAGGAGTGATAACAGTAAATCAAATAAGATATTTGTCGGTGGAATTCCTCACAATTGTGGTGAGACAGAGCTCAGGGAATACTTCAAGAAATTCGGAGTG GTCACGGAAGTGGTCATGATCTACGACGCGGAAAAGCAGAGGCCTCGAG GTTTTGGATTTATTACTTTCGAGGACGAACAATCAGTGGACCAGGCTGTCAACATGCATTTTCACGACATCATGGGCAAAAAA GTGGAAGTTAAACGGGCCGAGCCACGGGACAGCAAAAGCCAAGCGCCAGGCCAGCCGGGGGCCAGCCAGTGGGGCAGCCGGGTCGTGCCCAGTGCCGCCAACGGCTGGGCAGGTCAGCCCCCGCCCACGTGGCAGCAGGGGTATGGCCCGCAAG GGATGTGGGTGCCAGCAGGACAGGCGATCG GTGGCTACGGACCGCCCCCCGCAGGAAGAGGAGCCCCCCCGCCGCCTCCGCCCTTCACCTCTTACATCGTGTCTACCCCTCCTGGAGGGttcccccctccccagggcttCCCCCAGGGCTACGGCGCGCCCCCGCAGTTCA GTTTTGGCTACGGGCCTCCACCTCCCCCACCGGATCAGTTCGCCCCCCCGGGGGTCCCCCCACCACCGGCCACTCCGGGGGCTGCACCTCTGGCCTTCCCGCCGCCTCCGTCTCAGGCCGCCCCGGACATGAGCAAACCGCCGTCGGCGCAGCCCGACTTCCCGTACAGCCAGTACG GTTACGGACAGGACTTGGCGGGCTTCGGACAGGGCTTCTCAGACCCCAGCCAGCAGCCCCCCTCCTACGGGGGCCCCTCGGTGCCCGGCTCGGGGGGTCCCCCCGCCGGCGGAAGTGGCTTTGGACGCGGTCAGAACCACAACGTACAAGGATTCCACCCCTACCGACGCTAG
- the DAZAP1 gene encoding DAZ-associated protein 1 isoform X2, with amino-acid sequence MNNSGADEIGKLFVGGLDWSTTQETLRSYFSQYGEVVDCVIMKDKTTNQSRGFGFVKFKDPNCVGTVLASRPHTLDGRNIDPKPCTPRGMQPERTRPKEGWKGPRSDNSKSNKIFVGGIPHNCGETELREYFKKFGVVTEVVMIYDAEKQRPRGFGFITFEDEQSVDQAVNMHFHDIMGKKVEVKRAEPRDSKSQAPGQPGASQWGSRVVPSAANGWAGQPPPTWQQGYGPQGMWVPAGQAIGGYGPPPAGRGAPPPPPPFTSYIVSTPPGGFPPPQGFPQGYGAPPQFSFGYGPPPPPPDQFAPPGVPPPPATPGAAPLAFPPPPSQAAPDMSKPPSAQPDFPYSQYGYGQDLAGFGQGFSDPSQQPPSYGGPSVPGSGGPPAGGSGFGRGQNHNVQGFHPYRR; translated from the exons GAAGCTCTTCGTGGGCGGTCTTGACTGGAGCACCACCCAAG AGACGCTGCGCAGCTACTTTTCCCAGTATGGAGAGGTCGTGGACTGCGTGATCATGAAAGACAAGACAACCAACCAGTCTCGAGGCTTTGGGTTCGTCAAATTCAAAGACCCAAACTGCGTGGGCACAGTGCTGGCCAGCAGACCACACACCCTCGATGGCCGAAAC ATCGACCCAAAGCCCTGCACGCCTCGGGGGATGCAGCCGGAGAGGACGCGGCCGAAGGAAGGCTGG AAAGGACCCAGGAGTGATAACAGTAAATCAAATAAGATATTTGTCGGTGGAATTCCTCACAATTGTGGTGAGACAGAGCTCAGGGAATACTTCAAGAAATTCGGAGTG GTCACGGAAGTGGTCATGATCTACGACGCGGAAAAGCAGAGGCCTCGAG GTTTTGGATTTATTACTTTCGAGGACGAACAATCAGTGGACCAGGCTGTCAACATGCATTTTCACGACATCATGGGCAAAAAA GTGGAAGTTAAACGGGCCGAGCCACGGGACAGCAAAAGCCAAGCGCCAGGCCAGCCGGGGGCCAGCCAGTGGGGCAGCCGGGTCGTGCCCAGTGCCGCCAACGGCTGGGCAGGTCAGCCCCCGCCCACGTGGCAGCAGGGGTATGGCCCGCAAG GGATGTGGGTGCCAGCAGGACAGGCGATCG GTGGCTACGGACCGCCCCCCGCAGGAAGAGGAGCCCCCCCGCCGCCTCCGCCCTTCACCTCTTACATCGTGTCTACCCCTCCTGGAGGGttcccccctccccagggcttCCCCCAGGGCTACGGCGCGCCCCCGCAGTTCA GTTTTGGCTACGGGCCTCCACCTCCCCCACCGGATCAGTTCGCCCCCCCGGGGGTCCCCCCACCACCGGCCACTCCGGGGGCTGCACCTCTGGCCTTCCCGCCGCCTCCGTCTCAGGCCGCCCCGGACATGAGCAAACCGCCGTCGGCGCAGCCCGACTTCCCGTACAGCCAGTACG GTTACGGACAGGACTTGGCGGGCTTCGGACAGGGCTTCTCAGACCCCAGCCAGCAGCCCCCCTCCTACGGGGGCCCCTCGGTGCCCGGCTCGGGGGGTCCCCCCGCCGGCGGAAGTGGCTTTGGACGCGGTCAGAACCACAACGTACAAGGATTCCACCCCTACCGACGCTAG
- the DAZAP1 gene encoding DAZ-associated protein 1 isoform X3, translated as MNNSGADEIGKLFVGGLDWSTTQETLRSYFSQYGEVVDCVIMKDKTTNQSRGFGFVKFKDPNCVGTVLASRPHTLDGRNIDPKPCTPRGMQPERTRPKEGWQKGPRSDNSKSNKIFVGGIPHNCGETELREYFKKFGVVTEVVMIYDAEKQRPRGFGFITFEDEQSVDQAVNMHFHDIMGKKVEVKRAEPRDSKSQAPGQPGASQWGSRVVPSAANGWAGQPPPTWQQGYGPQGMWVPAGQAIGGYGPPPAGRGAPPPPPPFTSYIVSTPPGGFPPPQGFPQGYGAPPQFSFGYGPPPPPPDQFAPPGVPPPPATPGAAPLAFPPPPSQAAPDMSKPPSAQPDFPYSQYGLGTSSPEPPGFGPHFVYTLMVRLSSDVA; from the exons GAAGCTCTTCGTGGGCGGTCTTGACTGGAGCACCACCCAAG AGACGCTGCGCAGCTACTTTTCCCAGTATGGAGAGGTCGTGGACTGCGTGATCATGAAAGACAAGACAACCAACCAGTCTCGAGGCTTTGGGTTCGTCAAATTCAAAGACCCAAACTGCGTGGGCACAGTGCTGGCCAGCAGACCACACACCCTCGATGGCCGAAAC ATCGACCCAAAGCCCTGCACGCCTCGGGGGATGCAGCCGGAGAGGACGCGGCCGAAGGAAGGCTGG CAGAAAGGACCCAGGAGTGATAACAGTAAATCAAATAAGATATTTGTCGGTGGAATTCCTCACAATTGTGGTGAGACAGAGCTCAGGGAATACTTCAAGAAATTCGGAGTG GTCACGGAAGTGGTCATGATCTACGACGCGGAAAAGCAGAGGCCTCGAG GTTTTGGATTTATTACTTTCGAGGACGAACAATCAGTGGACCAGGCTGTCAACATGCATTTTCACGACATCATGGGCAAAAAA GTGGAAGTTAAACGGGCCGAGCCACGGGACAGCAAAAGCCAAGCGCCAGGCCAGCCGGGGGCCAGCCAGTGGGGCAGCCGGGTCGTGCCCAGTGCCGCCAACGGCTGGGCAGGTCAGCCCCCGCCCACGTGGCAGCAGGGGTATGGCCCGCAAG GGATGTGGGTGCCAGCAGGACAGGCGATCG GTGGCTACGGACCGCCCCCCGCAGGAAGAGGAGCCCCCCCGCCGCCTCCGCCCTTCACCTCTTACATCGTGTCTACCCCTCCTGGAGGGttcccccctccccagggcttCCCCCAGGGCTACGGCGCGCCCCCGCAGTTCA GTTTTGGCTACGGGCCTCCACCTCCCCCACCGGATCAGTTCGCCCCCCCGGGGGTCCCCCCACCACCGGCCACTCCGGGGGCTGCACCTCTGGCCTTCCCGCCGCCTCCGTCTCAGGCCGCCCCGGACATGAGCAAACCGCCGTCGGCGCAGCCCGACTTCCCGTACAGCCAGTACG GCCTGGGTACCTCTTCTCCAGAGCCGCCAGGCTTCGGCCCTCACTTTGTTTACACTCTTATGGTCAGGCTGAGCAGTGATGTGGCCTAG
- the RPS15 gene encoding small ribosomal subunit protein uS19, with translation MVSVAVSVSVPGPSGAIRALAAQWRPGSGRAAAAASCRLLEPPPDMGARGGPAGCRNDPGQGRPVSARLSQPSPRSPGPPQDGPEVAEVEQKKKRTFRKFTYRGVDLDQLLDMSYEQLMQLYSARQRRRLNRGLRRKQHSLLKRLRKAKKEAPPMEKPEVVKTHLRDMIILPEMVGSMVGVYNGKTFNQVEIKPEMIGHYLGEFSITYKPVKHGRPGIGATHSSRFIPLK, from the exons ATGGTGAGTGTCGCGGTTAGTGTGTCCGTTCCGGGCCCATCCGGCGCCATCCGAGCTCTGGCCGCGCAGTGGAGGCCGGGATCAGGCCGCGCGGCTGCGGCAGCCTCCTGCAGGCTTCTGGAACCGCCGCCGGACATGGGGGCGCGGGGCGGGCCTGCTGGGTGTCGGAACGACCCGGGGCAGGGAAGGCCTGTGTCGGCCCGCTTGTCCCAGCCGAGCCCCCGTAGCCCCGGGCCGCCCCAGGACGGGCCCGAGGTG GCGGAAGTGGAGCAGAAGAAGAAGCGGACCTTCCGCAAGTTCACCTACCGCGGCGTGGACCTCGACCAGCTGCTGGACATGTCCTA TGAGCAGCTGATGCAGCTGTACAGCgcgcggcagcggcggcggctgaACCGCGGCCTCCGGAGGAAGCAGCACTCGCTGCTGAAACGGCTGCGCAAGGCCAAGAAGGAGGCGCCGCCCATGGAGAAGCCGGAGGTGGTGAAGACGCACCTGCGCGACATGATCATCCTGCCCGAGATGGTGGGCAGCATGGTGGGCGTCTACAATGGCAAGACTTTCAACCAGGTGGAAATCAAG CCCGAGATGATCGGCCACTACCTAGGCGAGTTCTCCATCACCTACAAGCCTGTGAAGCATGGCCGGCCCGGCATTGGGGCCACCCACTCCTCCCGCTTCATCCCCCTTAAGTAG